One Streptomyces sp. NBC_01217 genomic region harbors:
- a CDS encoding ABC transporter ATP-binding protein → MSTTSIHKTPLLDVRDLTVTYAGGAQAVRGVNLSVDAGQKLGIAGESGCGKSTLALALLRLLPAGAKVSGQILLNGEDVLTMKWGQVRAVRWAGASIVFQGAMHSLNAVHRIGDQIAEPILLHKKATQAAAAKKAGELLEQVGLPAARANAYPHELSGGQRQRVMIAMALACDPGLIIADEPTTALDVMIQAQILRLIEQLVSEQGLGLIMISHDLAVLSDTCDRLAVMYAGRVVEEGPASEVYENARHPYGRALSGAFPRIGDPASRFAPRGLPGDPPDPSALPGGCTFHPRCPVALDSCTTQDQELRDAGAGRRAACVLVEPGAVAVAARPDAEEARSTP, encoded by the coding sequence TTGAGTACCACGAGCATCCACAAGACGCCGCTGCTGGACGTACGGGACCTCACGGTGACGTACGCCGGCGGGGCGCAGGCCGTCCGCGGGGTGAATCTCAGCGTCGACGCGGGGCAGAAGCTCGGCATCGCCGGTGAGTCCGGCTGCGGGAAGTCGACGCTGGCGCTGGCGCTGCTGCGGCTGCTGCCCGCCGGGGCGAAGGTCTCCGGCCAGATCCTGCTGAACGGCGAGGACGTCCTCACCATGAAGTGGGGGCAGGTCAGGGCGGTGCGCTGGGCCGGGGCCTCGATCGTGTTCCAGGGCGCGATGCACTCGCTCAACGCGGTGCACCGCATCGGGGACCAGATCGCCGAGCCGATCCTGCTGCACAAGAAGGCGACGCAGGCCGCGGCGGCGAAGAAGGCCGGTGAACTCCTGGAGCAGGTGGGGCTGCCTGCCGCCCGCGCGAACGCTTATCCGCACGAGCTCTCCGGCGGTCAGCGCCAGCGCGTGATGATCGCGATGGCGCTCGCCTGCGATCCGGGGCTGATCATCGCGGACGAGCCGACCACGGCTCTCGATGTGATGATCCAGGCCCAGATCCTGCGGCTGATCGAGCAGCTGGTGTCCGAGCAGGGCCTCGGTCTGATCATGATCAGCCATGACCTCGCGGTGCTCTCGGACACCTGCGACCGGCTCGCGGTGATGTACGCGGGCCGGGTCGTGGAGGAGGGCCCGGCGTCCGAGGTCTACGAGAACGCGCGCCACCCGTACGGCAGGGCCCTGTCCGGCGCCTTTCCGCGCATCGGCGACCCGGCCTCCCGGTTCGCGCCCCGTGGCCTGCCCGGCGATCCGCCGGACCCTTCGGCGCTGCCCGGCGGCTGTACGTTCCATCCGCGCTGCCCGGTGGCCCTGGACTCCTGCACGACGCAGGACCAGGAGCTGCGGGACGCGGGGGCGGGGCGGCGGGCCGCCTGTGTGCTGGTGGAGCCGGGGGCGGTCGCGGTCGCGGCCCGGCCGGATGCCGAGGAAGCAAGGAGCACACCATGA
- a CDS encoding ABC transporter permease — MTTESMPTPTKAEAAEKNPRALARARKRRSAARFWREYRGHRSGLWGLGALVLIALIALFAPQLVGADSQSVTGAPGGALESPSGEFPLGTDQFGRSVLALLVWGARVSLTVGLLAAFLCVAIGTVVGIVAGHFHGWYSTVLMRITDWFLVMPTLVLAIALATVMDRSMWTVIIAIGVTTWPTTARLVRAQTLAVESRPYIERARALGGGHGHIMVRHVLPNVMPLVLAQTTLVISSAILTEATLAFLGLSDPTTTSWGGMLQDAREAGAVSAGDWWYLAPPGIAIAAVALAFTLCGRAIESVLNPKLGVAR, encoded by the coding sequence ATGACGACCGAATCCATGCCCACGCCCACGAAGGCCGAAGCGGCCGAGAAGAACCCGCGCGCTCTGGCCCGGGCGCGCAAACGCCGGTCCGCGGCCCGTTTCTGGCGGGAGTACCGCGGTCACAGGAGTGGCCTGTGGGGTCTGGGCGCGCTCGTCCTGATCGCGCTGATCGCCCTGTTCGCACCGCAGCTCGTCGGCGCCGATTCGCAGAGCGTCACCGGAGCGCCCGGAGGCGCGCTGGAGTCGCCGAGCGGTGAATTCCCGCTCGGTACGGACCAGTTCGGGCGCAGCGTGCTGGCCCTGCTGGTGTGGGGCGCCCGTGTCTCGCTGACGGTCGGGCTGCTCGCGGCGTTCCTGTGCGTCGCCATCGGTACGGTCGTCGGCATCGTCGCAGGTCATTTCCACGGCTGGTACTCGACGGTCCTGATGCGGATCACCGACTGGTTCCTGGTGATGCCGACCCTGGTCCTCGCGATCGCGCTCGCCACCGTGATGGACCGCTCGATGTGGACGGTCATCATCGCGATCGGCGTCACGACCTGGCCGACGACGGCGCGGCTGGTCCGTGCCCAGACCCTTGCCGTGGAGTCCCGCCCGTACATCGAGCGCGCCCGCGCCCTGGGCGGCGGCCACGGGCACATCATGGTCCGGCACGTGCTGCCGAACGTGATGCCGCTGGTGCTCGCGCAGACCACGCTGGTGATCTCCAGCGCGATCCTCACCGAGGCCACTCTCGCCTTCCTCGGCCTCAGCGACCCGACCACCACCTCCTGGGGCGGCATGCTCCAGGACGCCCGCGAGGCGGGTGCGGTGAGCGCCGGTGACTGGTGGTACCTGGCACCGCCCGGCATCGCCATCGCGGCGGTGGCCCTGGCGTTCACGCTGTGCGGCCGCGCCATCGAGTCCGTCCTCAATCCCAAGCTGGGGGTGGCCCGTTGA
- a CDS encoding ABC transporter permease, producing MTAESTPALVQIADADTEDPAQAGSSAARGPRARNTKAYLQYVAAKIAGATVSLFAVLVTSFFLFRLIPSDPVKQMTGGRPVSAEQLQSLRHQFGLDQPMWRQFTSYVGDALTGDFGTSFQFHAPVIDKITEALPATLLLTGTSYVLYTALGIWLGTRTAWRNGSTSDRFNTAFALTLYSVPSFWLGLLLIIVFSVGVGPIPGMFPTGGLESGGESGFAYILDVAHHLVLPVITLVAVGYAQTLLVMRSSLLDEMGSDYLTTARAKGLRDDVVRRKHAVPNAMLPTFTLMFVNLGHVVAGQILVETVFSWPGLGGLFYQGLSVPDLPLVQGLFFVFATAVILANTLADVLYPLLDPRVGR from the coding sequence ATGACAGCTGAAAGCACTCCGGCGCTCGTGCAGATCGCGGACGCGGACACCGAGGATCCGGCCCAGGCCGGCTCCTCGGCCGCCCGCGGTCCACGGGCGCGCAACACCAAGGCCTATCTCCAGTACGTGGCGGCCAAGATCGCGGGAGCGACCGTCTCCCTGTTCGCGGTCCTGGTCACCAGCTTCTTCCTGTTCCGGCTCATCCCCAGCGACCCGGTGAAGCAGATGACGGGCGGCCGCCCGGTCTCCGCCGAGCAGCTCCAGTCGCTCCGGCACCAGTTCGGCCTCGACCAGCCGATGTGGCGGCAGTTCACCAGCTACGTCGGGGACGCCCTCACGGGCGACTTCGGCACCTCGTTCCAGTTCCACGCACCCGTCATCGACAAGATCACCGAGGCGCTCCCCGCGACCCTGCTGCTCACCGGCACGTCGTACGTCCTCTACACCGCGCTCGGCATCTGGCTGGGCACCCGTACCGCCTGGCGCAACGGCTCCACGAGCGACCGGTTCAACACCGCGTTCGCGCTCACGCTCTACTCGGTGCCGTCGTTCTGGCTGGGTCTGCTCCTGATCATCGTCTTCTCGGTGGGCGTCGGCCCGATCCCCGGGATGTTCCCGACGGGCGGTCTGGAATCGGGCGGCGAGAGCGGATTCGCCTACATCCTCGATGTGGCGCACCATCTGGTCCTCCCTGTGATCACGCTCGTCGCGGTCGGGTACGCGCAGACCCTGCTGGTGATGCGCTCCTCGCTGCTGGACGAGATGGGCAGCGACTATCTGACGACGGCCCGTGCGAAGGGGCTGCGGGACGATGTCGTGCGCCGCAAGCACGCCGTGCCGAACGCGATGCTGCCGACTTTCACGCTGATGTTCGTGAACCTGGGGCATGTGGTCGCCGGGCAGATCCTGGTCGAGACGGTGTTCTCCTGGCCGGGCCTCGGCGGTCTCTTCTACCAGGGCCTCAGCGTGCCCGACCTTCCCCTCGTACAAGGGCTGTTCTTCGTCTTCGCCACCGCGGTGATCCTGGCGAACACCCTTGCCGATGTGCTCTATCCGCTGCTCGATCCCCGGGTGGGCCGATGA
- a CDS encoding ABC transporter substrate-binding protein, whose translation MVVRVPPPSAQPRSRLRVLLASGAAALALAAGSIVPGVPLVAAPQQAQAADSGKSTLTVAVAQSVDSLSPFLAQKLFSTSVSRLMYDFLTNYDAKDNHAIPGLATKWEPSADKLTWTYTIRSDSKWSDGQQVTAEDAAWTFNKIMSDEGAAQANGNFVANFEKVTAPSPTQLVIQLKEPQATMAALDVPIVPKHVWEKVGDFSKFNNDTKFPIVGNGPFILTDYKVDQYVKLKANKDFWRGAPKFDELVFKTYKDQDAAVAALRKGEVSFVAGSPALTPAQAASLKGEKNVKVNEGPGRRFFALATNPGAQTKDGKNFGDGNKALLDQKVRQALFLSIDRKTIIDKVFQGHAVEGQGYIPPRFSTYFWQPSAEQSLAYDPAKAAQLLDDAGYKLKGDQRVGKDGKPLDLRILCHATDPNDKAIGKYLKEWWGKLGIGLKVDCLDDVSVPWYAGEYDLAFDGWSVNPDPDFVLGIHTCAALPAKAKDSAATDNFICDKTYDELYKKQLAEYDPAKRADIVKQMESWMYDSGYMNIIAYPNAVEAYRTDQIKSITTMPSAAGNIYGQDGYWSWWSAVPAGSSSSDGSGGSSSTGVVIGVIVVVVVLAAGGLFIARRRRTTVDDRE comes from the coding sequence ATGGTCGTAAGAGTTCCACCACCCTCCGCCCAGCCACGCTCACGTCTGCGTGTGCTTCTGGCCTCCGGTGCCGCCGCTCTGGCGCTGGCCGCCGGATCCATCGTCCCGGGCGTGCCCCTCGTTGCCGCGCCGCAGCAGGCGCAGGCAGCCGACAGCGGCAAGTCGACGCTGACCGTCGCCGTCGCACAGAGCGTCGACTCCCTGAGCCCGTTCCTCGCTCAGAAGCTGTTCAGTACGAGCGTCAGTCGGCTCATGTACGACTTCCTGACGAACTACGACGCCAAGGACAACCACGCGATCCCCGGCCTCGCCACCAAGTGGGAGCCGTCCGCGGACAAGCTGACCTGGACGTACACCATCCGGTCCGACTCCAAGTGGTCGGACGGCCAGCAGGTCACCGCCGAGGACGCGGCATGGACGTTCAACAAGATCATGAGCGATGAGGGCGCCGCGCAGGCCAACGGCAACTTCGTCGCGAACTTCGAGAAGGTGACGGCTCCGAGCCCGACGCAGCTGGTCATCCAGCTCAAGGAGCCGCAGGCCACCATGGCCGCGCTCGATGTGCCGATAGTGCCGAAGCACGTCTGGGAGAAGGTCGGTGACTTCTCCAAGTTCAACAACGACACGAAGTTCCCGATCGTCGGCAACGGGCCGTTCATCCTGACGGACTACAAGGTCGACCAGTACGTGAAGCTCAAGGCCAACAAGGACTTCTGGCGCGGTGCGCCGAAGTTCGACGAGCTGGTCTTCAAGACGTACAAGGACCAGGACGCCGCGGTCGCCGCCCTGCGCAAGGGCGAGGTCTCCTTCGTCGCGGGTTCCCCCGCGCTGACGCCCGCCCAGGCCGCGTCCCTCAAGGGCGAGAAGAACGTCAAGGTCAACGAGGGCCCCGGCCGCCGCTTCTTCGCGCTGGCCACCAACCCGGGCGCGCAGACCAAGGACGGCAAGAACTTCGGCGACGGCAACAAGGCCCTTCTCGACCAGAAGGTGCGCCAGGCCCTCTTCCTGTCGATCGACCGCAAGACCATCATCGACAAGGTCTTCCAGGGCCACGCCGTCGAGGGCCAGGGCTACATCCCGCCGCGCTTCTCGACGTACTTCTGGCAGCCGTCCGCCGAGCAGAGCCTCGCGTACGACCCGGCCAAGGCGGCCCAGCTCCTCGACGACGCGGGCTACAAGCTCAAGGGCGACCAGCGCGTCGGCAAGGACGGCAAGCCGCTCGACCTGCGCATCCTGTGCCACGCCACGGACCCGAACGACAAGGCGATCGGCAAGTACCTCAAGGAGTGGTGGGGCAAGCTCGGCATCGGCCTCAAGGTCGACTGTCTCGACGACGTCTCCGTGCCCTGGTACGCCGGTGAGTACGACCTCGCCTTCGACGGCTGGTCCGTGAACCCGGACCCGGACTTCGTCCTCGGCATCCACACCTGCGCCGCCCTGCCGGCCAAGGCCAAGGACAGCGCCGCCACGGACAACTTCATCTGCGACAAGACGTACGACGAGCTCTACAAGAAGCAGCTCGCCGAGTACGACCCCGCCAAGCGCGCGGACATCGTCAAGCAGATGGAGTCGTGGATGTACGACTCCGGGTACATGAACATCATCGCGTACCCGAACGCGGTCGAGGCCTACCGCACCGACCAGATCAAGTCGATCACGACCATGCCCTCGGCGGCAGGCAACATCTACGGCCAGGACGGGTACTGGAGCTGGTGGTCGGCCGTTCCGGCGGGCAGCAGCAGTTCGGACGGCTCCGGCGGGTCCAGCTCCACCGGTGTCGTCATCGGCGTCATTGTGGTGGTCGTGGTGCTCGCCGCCGGCGGGCTGTTCATCGCACGGCGCCGCCGCACCACTGTGGACGACCGCGAGTAA
- a CDS encoding SCO5717 family growth-regulating ATPase — translation MNGDRDEIRGGWNKPVDESSDAEPAEMTGEFTIDYTPPAWYTQNAPGDSSGGAGTHLAPPPPPNGAPLSVPAPPAAGGFDPDWAPAPPAPAPAPAQAPAPIPAPAEAPAPIQAAAGDAGPSPAEAFDGMVDPFGGGDVESGATMRFSPAALKREIAEREEASRNADGGGPGPGTPSVGAGADAGADGTDEGEASGAAQAADATAEETDSAASADSGADAPAPTETPANADAPSGGIPDAAPQDAPPVGAPQDGPASAVPTPWTPAPPQSALPPLPPAFQPATPQPVAPQPAPQWPAQTPADQVPGGYGFPQAGAPQPPHAPQPPQGGYGFPQQPAPPAQPTPAQGGYGFPQPPQAPQPPQAPQWPAQQGVPLPPQVPQAPQQPLPPVQPLPPAQGGTPNLPAQYAPQPPAQQQPYPQPPQQHQPPQQQPQGQPVDPRTGAAWPTPVTHDQRERSVPGAPLGYTAAVELSSDRLVRGKQKAKSSRTPSSAARFKLGGKKEEAERQRKLDLIRTPVLSCYRIAVISLKGGVGKTTTTTALGSTLATERQDKILAIDANPDAGTLGRRVRRETGATIRDLVQAIPYLNSYMDIRRFTSQAPSGLEIIANDVDPAVSTTFNDEDYRRAIDVLGKQYPIILTDSGTGLLYSAMRGVLDLADQLIIISTPSVDGASSASTTLDWLSAHGYAELVQRSITVISGVRETGKMIKVDDIVQHFETRCRGVVVVPFDEHLSAGAEVDLDMMRPKTREAYFNLSAMVAEDFARAQQQQGLWTSSGSNPPPQYAPPMPGQQQYAPQQPYPQQQQPYGGQQPSQPYPPQPGPGVQQNGWQQSPPSQSQSAASPAGPPPPQLQQPGQPGQSGQPVPPDLQGPVPPAGWHQQPPSAPQQ, via the coding sequence GTGAACGGCGATCGGGACGAGATCCGCGGGGGCTGGAACAAGCCCGTCGACGAGTCGTCCGACGCGGAGCCCGCCGAGATGACGGGTGAGTTCACCATCGACTACACCCCGCCCGCCTGGTACACGCAGAACGCGCCGGGGGACTCGTCGGGCGGTGCCGGAACGCACCTCGCGCCGCCTCCGCCGCCCAATGGGGCCCCGCTGTCCGTGCCCGCGCCGCCGGCCGCGGGCGGATTCGACCCCGACTGGGCTCCGGCGCCGCCCGCTCCTGCGCCTGCCCCGGCCCAGGCGCCTGCTCCCATTCCCGCTCCGGCTGAGGCTCCGGCTCCGATTCAGGCCGCGGCGGGTGACGCCGGCCCTTCTCCCGCGGAGGCTTTTGACGGAATGGTGGACCCGTTCGGCGGCGGTGATGTCGAGAGCGGCGCGACCATGCGGTTCTCTCCGGCCGCGCTGAAGCGGGAGATCGCGGAGCGCGAGGAGGCGTCGAGGAACGCGGACGGGGGCGGCCCGGGTCCGGGTACGCCCTCCGTGGGCGCCGGTGCGGATGCCGGTGCCGACGGTACGGATGAGGGCGAGGCCTCCGGCGCAGCGCAGGCGGCGGACGCGACCGCCGAGGAGACCGACAGCGCCGCCTCCGCGGATTCCGGCGCCGATGCCCCGGCGCCCACCGAGACTCCGGCCAACGCGGACGCACCCTCAGGCGGCATCCCGGATGCGGCGCCCCAGGACGCACCGCCCGTCGGCGCACCGCAGGACGGCCCGGCGTCCGCCGTGCCGACCCCCTGGACCCCGGCGCCGCCTCAGAGCGCCCTGCCGCCGCTGCCGCCCGCCTTCCAGCCCGCCACGCCGCAGCCCGTCGCGCCCCAGCCGGCGCCGCAGTGGCCCGCGCAGACACCGGCCGATCAGGTGCCCGGCGGCTACGGATTCCCGCAGGCCGGAGCGCCCCAGCCGCCGCATGCACCTCAGCCGCCGCAGGGCGGTTACGGGTTCCCGCAGCAGCCCGCGCCCCCCGCGCAGCCGACTCCCGCGCAGGGCGGTTACGGGTTCCCGCAGCCTCCTCAGGCACCCCAGCCCCCGCAGGCACCCCAGTGGCCCGCGCAGCAAGGCGTTCCCCTGCCGCCGCAGGTCCCCCAGGCACCCCAGCAGCCTCTCCCGCCGGTCCAGCCGCTCCCACCGGCCCAGGGCGGCACGCCCAACCTGCCCGCGCAGTACGCCCCGCAGCCGCCCGCGCAGCAGCAGCCCTACCCCCAGCCACCTCAGCAGCATCAGCCGCCCCAGCAGCAGCCGCAGGGACAGCCCGTCGACCCGCGCACCGGCGCCGCCTGGCCGACCCCGGTCACCCACGACCAGCGCGAGCGCTCCGTGCCCGGCGCCCCGCTCGGGTACACGGCAGCCGTGGAGCTCTCCTCCGACCGGCTCGTCCGGGGCAAGCAGAAGGCGAAGAGCAGCCGTACGCCGTCCAGCGCGGCCCGCTTCAAGCTGGGCGGCAAGAAGGAGGAGGCCGAGCGGCAGCGCAAGCTCGACCTGATCCGTACGCCCGTGCTGTCCTGCTACCGGATCGCGGTCATCAGCCTCAAGGGCGGCGTCGGCAAGACCACGACGACCACCGCCCTCGGCTCGACCCTGGCCACCGAGCGGCAGGACAAGATCCTCGCCATCGACGCCAACCCGGACGCGGGCACGCTCGGCCGCCGGGTGCGCCGGGAGACCGGGGCCACCATCCGTGACCTGGTCCAGGCGATCCCGTACCTCAACTCGTACATGGACATCCGCCGTTTCACCTCGCAGGCGCCCTCCGGTCTGGAGATCATCGCCAACGACGTGGACCCGGCGGTCTCCACGACGTTCAACGACGAGGACTACCGGCGCGCGATCGACGTGCTGGGCAAGCAGTACCCGATCATCCTCACCGACTCGGGCACCGGTCTGCTCTACAGCGCGATGCGCGGAGTGCTGGACCTCGCCGATCAGCTGATCATCATCTCGACGCCGTCGGTCGACGGTGCGTCAAGTGCGTCCACCACGCTGGACTGGCTCTCGGCGCACGGGTACGCGGAGCTCGTACAGCGCTCCATCACCGTCATCTCCGGTGTCCGCGAGACCGGCAAGATGATCAAGGTCGATGACATCGTGCAGCACTTCGAGACGCGCTGCCGCGGCGTGGTCGTCGTTCCCTTCGACGAGCATCTGTCGGCCGGTGCCGAGGTCGACCTCGACATGATGCGCCCCAAGACCCGCGAAGCGTATTTCAACCTCTCCGCGATGGTCGCCGAGGACTTCGCGCGCGCCCAGCAGCAGCAGGGACTGTGGACGTCGAGCGGCTCCAACCCGCCGCCGCAGTACGCCCCGCCGATGCCCGGCCAGCAGCAGTACGCCCCGCAACAGCCGTACCCGCAGCAGCAACAGCCGTACGGCGGGCAGCAACCCTCGCAGCCGTACCCCCCGCAGCCCGGTCCCGGAGTGCAGCAGAACGGCTGGCAGCAGTCGCCGCCCTCGCAGTCCCAGTCCGCGGCGAGCCCGGCCGGGCCGCCGCCGCCCCAGCTGCAACAGCCCGGTCAGCCGGGTCAGTCCGGTCAGCCGGTCCCGCCCGACCTGCAGGGTCCCGTACCTCCTGCCGGATGGCATCAGCAGCCGCCGTCAGCGCCTCAACAGTAA
- the eccE gene encoding type VII secretion protein EccE, with the protein MTASATRTRPAGNATVPTAPPAAGPPASRGRSRGSGGPAPARLNGRPGQLGSFRLQQLVLLEIAAALLLAAWVVEPLLLVPAVVVAALLVLLAVVRRHRRSLPEWLGTVLSLRARSRRAGSLELPTGTEPGIAPAVECDPALRTYSFSDRDRRPVGMIGDGTFVTAVLQVESDASALRPDRSAQPLPLALVRDVLEVDGIRLESAQIVQHTQPAPAPHLPQQSVAARNYAPLQAQTGSPAVRITWIALKLDPELCPEAVQARGGGITGAQKCVVRAADQLSSRLTGAGFRATVLTEQELTSAIATSVCASAPAMAQAGRSGTPVRRTEETSRTWRCDDRWHTTYWVARWPQFGGSGGGGGAAMPQLVALLTSMPALATTFSLTLGQGERQGVSITGHIRITGRSDEELVGARHELERTARGVKTALVRLDREQLPGVLATLPLGGTR; encoded by the coding sequence ATGACGGCTTCCGCGACACGGACACGTCCGGCCGGGAACGCGACTGTCCCCACGGCTCCCCCGGCTGCCGGCCCACCGGCCTCCCGCGGTCGTTCGCGGGGCTCCGGCGGACCGGCCCCGGCACGGCTCAACGGACGCCCGGGACAGCTGGGTTCGTTCCGATTGCAACAACTCGTACTGCTGGAGATCGCGGCCGCGCTGCTGCTCGCGGCGTGGGTGGTCGAGCCCCTGCTGCTGGTCCCGGCCGTGGTGGTCGCGGCGCTGCTGGTACTGCTGGCCGTCGTGCGCAGGCACCGCCGCTCGCTTCCGGAGTGGCTGGGCACCGTCCTCTCGCTGCGGGCGCGTTCGCGCAGGGCCGGTTCGCTGGAGCTGCCCACGGGTACCGAGCCGGGGATCGCGCCCGCCGTCGAGTGCGATCCGGCGTTGCGCACGTACTCCTTCAGCGACCGTGACCGGCGGCCGGTCGGAATGATCGGTGACGGTACGTTCGTCACGGCCGTCCTCCAGGTGGAGTCGGACGCCTCGGCTCTCAGGCCGGACCGGTCCGCGCAGCCGCTGCCCCTGGCGCTCGTACGGGATGTGCTCGAAGTCGACGGCATCCGGCTGGAGTCGGCGCAGATCGTGCAGCACACCCAGCCCGCACCCGCCCCGCATCTGCCCCAGCAGTCCGTCGCCGCACGCAACTACGCGCCGCTGCAGGCCCAGACCGGTTCGCCCGCCGTCCGGATCACCTGGATCGCGCTCAAGCTGGACCCGGAGCTCTGCCCGGAGGCCGTGCAGGCGCGCGGCGGTGGCATCACGGGCGCGCAGAAGTGCGTGGTGCGCGCGGCCGACCAGTTGTCCAGCAGGCTGACCGGGGCGGGTTTCCGCGCGACGGTGCTGACCGAGCAGGAGCTGACGTCCGCGATCGCGACCTCGGTCTGTGCCAGCGCCCCGGCCATGGCGCAGGCGGGCCGGAGCGGGACGCCGGTGCGCCGCACCGAGGAGACCTCGCGGACCTGGCGCTGCGACGACCGGTGGCACACGACCTACTGGGTGGCGCGCTGGCCGCAGTTCGGCGGCAGCGGTGGTGGCGGCGGTGCGGCGATGCCTCAGCTCGTCGCCCTGCTCACCTCGATGCCGGCGCTCGCCACGACGTTCAGCCTCACGCTGGGGCAGGGTGAGCGGCAGGGCGTCTCGATCACCGGACACATCCGGATCACCGGGCGCAGCGACGAGGAACTGGTGGGCGCCCGCCATGAGTTGGAGCGCACCGCCCGCGGGGTAAAGACCGCGCTGGTACGGCTCGACCGCGAGCAGCTGCCCGGTGTGCTCGCCACGCTTCCGCTCGGGGGTACCCGCTGA
- the eccB gene encoding type VII secretion protein EccB has translation MASRRDELNAYTFAKKRTVAAFLQPSPTGTEEGAPRPLRAVLPSVVVGALILAGFGAFGMFKPTVPKDWDRPGTKVIVGKKSTTRYVVLTTGKGKKTKTLLHPVLNLASARLLLNPQNYDVIQVADEVLDAGRPPRGPILGIPYAPDRLPEAKDAGTAKRWAVCVQPGGKGNTVQKAAFVFGERDNKLTEGKHRLGGAQVLYVQGQDRARYLVDANGTKYRIAETTTDNGHLTNALVGSRQPQPVTDDWLATLRDGSPIVFPQIPGTIGAPAHVQGQLSTEENKVGMVLRTETGEGTSYYVVLDGKVQPVSEFTAWLLINSPQTASLNLDSEARAVGLQDFVPDTAAFAGQAAHWPAHKTGQVNSVEGGSGSRDTICSVLRKVDGSGRPTLSTWAGTAYPATISAGGTSTYVTPGSGLLYTQVRGRQSSPDGSLFLVTDTGLRYAVQANGDSDARRSDIGAGDGQQQLDGRPEPSQAQSRLGYEKVTPALVPIAWSEFLSKGPRLDTNSARQPQGS, from the coding sequence ATGGCATCACGGCGGGATGAGCTCAACGCATACACCTTTGCGAAGAAGCGCACGGTGGCGGCATTCCTCCAACCCTCGCCCACCGGCACCGAGGAGGGTGCCCCGCGACCGCTGCGGGCGGTCCTGCCGAGTGTGGTCGTCGGCGCGTTGATCCTCGCGGGCTTCGGCGCCTTCGGGATGTTCAAGCCCACCGTGCCCAAGGACTGGGACAGGCCCGGCACCAAGGTGATCGTCGGCAAGAAGTCCACCACCCGCTATGTCGTGCTCACCACCGGCAAGGGCAAGAAGACAAAGACCCTGCTGCACCCCGTGCTCAACCTCGCCTCGGCCCGGCTGCTCCTCAATCCGCAGAACTACGACGTCATCCAGGTCGCCGACGAGGTCCTGGACGCGGGCAGGCCCCCGCGCGGACCGATTCTCGGCATTCCGTACGCCCCCGACCGGCTGCCCGAGGCGAAGGATGCGGGGACGGCCAAGCGGTGGGCCGTCTGCGTACAGCCCGGCGGCAAGGGCAACACCGTGCAGAAGGCCGCCTTCGTCTTCGGTGAACGCGACAACAAGCTGACCGAGGGCAAGCACAGGCTCGGCGGCGCCCAGGTGCTCTACGTGCAGGGCCAGGACCGGGCCCGCTATCTCGTCGACGCGAACGGCACCAAGTACCGCATCGCCGAGACCACCACAGACAACGGCCATCTGACCAACGCCCTGGTCGGCAGCAGGCAGCCGCAGCCCGTCACCGACGACTGGCTGGCCACCCTGCGCGACGGCAGCCCGATCGTCTTCCCGCAGATCCCCGGCACCATCGGCGCACCGGCACATGTCCAGGGGCAGCTCTCCACCGAGGAGAACAAGGTCGGCATGGTCCTGCGGACCGAGACCGGCGAAGGCACGAGTTACTACGTGGTGCTCGACGGAAAGGTCCAGCCCGTCTCCGAGTTCACCGCCTGGCTGCTGATCAACTCCCCGCAGACAGCGAGCCTGAACCTGGACAGCGAGGCACGCGCCGTCGGCCTGCAGGACTTCGTACCCGACACGGCGGCCTTCGCGGGCCAGGCCGCGCACTGGCCGGCCCACAAGACCGGCCAGGTGAACTCCGTCGAGGGCGGCAGCGGCAGCCGCGACACCATCTGCAGCGTGCTGCGCAAGGTCGACGGTTCGGGCCGTCCGACCCTGAGCACCTGGGCGGGCACCGCGTACCCCGCCACGATCAGCGCCGGTGGCACCAGCACCTATGTGACCCCCGGCAGCGGCCTGCTCTACACCCAGGTCCGGGGCCGGCAGTCCAGCCCCGACGGATCGCTCTTCCTGGTGACCGACACCGGACTGCGGTACGCCGTCCAGGCGAACGGCGACAGCGACGCCCGGCGCTCCGACATCGGGGCCGGTGACGGGCAGCAGCAGTTGGACGGCCGCCCCGAGCCCAGCCAGGCGCAGAGCAGGCTCGGATACGAGAAGGTGACGCCGGCCCTCGTACCGATCGCCTGGTCGGAGTTCCTGTCCAAGGGCCCCCGGCTCGACACCAACAGCGCCCGCCAGCCCCAGGGTTCATGA